The Toxoplasma gondii ME49 chromosome XI, whole genome shotgun sequence region ctcgtGCGTTTGTCCtgcttttgcttctctcggtTCTCGTGAGAACGTACCccggaagcgagagacgcgatgGACTGAACGAGAATCTCCGTCGTCCTTCCTACTCTGTCTCCAAGTCCGTCTTCTTGTGAGAGCCTCTCGCCTGCGCCGACGGGAGGCGCCCACCAGCCGGAGGTCCCCGAGTCGTTCAGGTCTCTTCTGGCGAACGCGCCGAACCGCGCGCCTGtgagcgaagacgaaaatGGCACGTTCAGCAAGTCGAGAGTCGGCGCCGCCAAGTCgctctggagagacaccgcagaggCGGCATTCAGTCctgcagggaggagaggTCCACAGCAAAGTCCAGGCGCATGTGAAGAGACGAGGGCGGTCGAAGGAACTCGGACAAACGACGCAgcgcgcgaagagagaagagacccGGAAAGGGGACTGGGAAGCAGAgtgagaggcgacgcagagagaagagaagaactggaatagaggcgggagagcgagcagcaagaagagacggctgaggagacgaaagcgagaTGACAAGGCGAGCTGCCGGGCGACCAGAGGAATCGAatccacgcatgcactccTGGTGTGAGCACCTACCGCGAGCCGCCGCCCAAGCACTGAAGGGAATCTGAATCGACTCCCGCATGGCTtcgacaggcgagagagaagacagagggccTGGCACGATGGAGAAAGTCAGctcgaggagaagcgactTGCCCAGGTACTGTGGGTTGACAGCTGCAGGGAACAACACACCCAGcggggaaaagaaaaggtcGACGCGAAACGCGCGAGGTGGGGAGGAGGGGAGGGGGGAGAAACGGGGGCAAGAAAGCTGCAAacgaaagagcagaagaaaaaacggagccagtcaagagaagggagagaagaaaaggagagctgagagatgagagaagacagaagagaaaggagagcaggGGCGAAAAGCGGAAAGGAACACTGGAGGAGCGTCTGAAGGCGAACGCGGCGCCCGAcgtcgaagaaaagaacggaagaactcggacacagagagaggagaagcgacgagagaacggacgaggagaaagaagagaaggaaaaagagaaaacatgcgagagaaaaaaggaggagacaacGAGACAAAGACATCAGACGGGGAACGGCGGAAGTCCGACTTGGattttctcgcgcctctgtGCCTGGAAAATagatttccactttgaagAGCCGACAGCGCAATCACCCGTCTCCACTTTCGTTTCGAGTGAGTTGACCTGAAAGTCAAATCGAAAGAGcactcttctcccctctcaaACTTGGTAGCTTCATTCCTTTCTCCGGTTTTCTCCCATCCGACATCTCATTTCTGGCCACGGTATCTCATTTCCAATATCGTCCGTcttgcgttcttctcctctccttcatctctcctttttcgacctttctcctctccttcgtctctctccttatCTCCGACGTATTTTCTCCCCCTcggatttccttctctgcggtgGCATCTGATCCCGACGACCCTTCATGCGCGTTCTTcctgcgtgtctctgttgtctcctttccctgtgtctctgccgccCCACGCACTCATCGGGATCCTGATGTCGACGATGAAGCAAAAGCGCTCTGAGCTGACTTGTCTCAGAACATCCTCAGGCAGTCCTGCCTTTCCGAGCATTGAACTGTCAGTGCGAGTCAcccgtccttcttctcctctgtcttcttctcctcgttctgctccttcttctccatcctctcttctcgcttcttctgccctcTGCACCctgtccttcgcctctccccgGTCCTCACGGCGACCGCAGCCAGTAAGAGAGGCTTGTGGTGTATCTACCCCTTCGCTgaaagaaggtggagacactgtggggagcagaggagacacatgTCTCCTTTCGTCGGCGCAGGGCGCACCCTGTGTGCTCTGGACAACTTCGTAGGTGTACGGAGTGACTTCGACGCTCAGCGACTCCTGGGCGTCGATTGGGAAAGCCTGCGCCTCCCAGAATTGGCAAGAAAGCGCGGAAGACTTCGTCTTTCCTGCctgaagaaacaaacgcgGAGATAGgtggagacacaggagacaggtgGCGACAAAGGGAGAAGTGAGGGACAAATCGAGGCAGCGCgcaaaagggagagagcaaaggagcaagaaaaaagcgagaacagACCCCGCATCCCTGAATCCTTGAAATCACACATTTTCCACCGCATGCAACAGCGGAGTTTCCCCTGAAGGCCGCGTCGGGCCTCCTCTGCCCCAAATGTCCCCCGCGTAGTTctccctccgtctctgtcgtcaCTGCTACACTCCTTAGCGCATGCCGTTTTCACGAAACTCCGGTGCCAGGCCTCAATATGTCCAGCGCGGAAGAACGactctctggagagagaaaaggaatgGAACGCAGCCTCCAAGTGGCTGAACGATTCTCACTTTCGCATTCGTCCCCCTGGCCTCGGCGGCGACGAGGTCGACAGTGGCGGAGAGAGTTGAGAATTTTCGAATCCACTCTTCAAGAGCTACAGGTCCTGCCTCCAGAACGGTGTCTCCAGGAAGAATGACGGCCGCGAGCTGCAGCAATTGCCCCTGCAGGACTTGCAGCGGTCTCCACTCGGGGATGTCTGCGAGTTGTCCCGTCGCCAGCAAGTACTTGCAGACGGCAAGtgtttcgtcctcgtctccgtcgaaaCAGTCGAGGCCTTCAGCGCTCACCCGTCCCCAAGAGAGTCTCTGTCCCCTCGCGTCCGCCCCGGGGAGGGGGACTGAACCGCCCCCGGTGTCTCCGGAGCTCGACCGTCTTCGCGCAGCGGCTTGAGAACCTCGCCAAAACCTAGGAAGGAAGCCGGAAGCAAACAGATCAGGCGGGTACACGATATGGACTGTTGCGTCGTCGAAGCAactcttctccgcctcggCCTCAGTCTCCGTCGCGCGCGCTCGCTGAGGCTCGAAAACCTCCCCACGCACAGCCGGAGAGCGAGCGAAAACCGACGagcaagacgcagaggacgcagaggaagagagagaagaagaagaagaagaagaagaagaagaagaagaagaagaagaagaagaagaagaagaagaagaagaagaagaagaagaagaagaagaagaagaagaagaagaagaagaagaagaagaagaagaagaagaagaagaagaagaagaagaagaagaagaagaagaagaagaagaagaagaagaagaagaagaagaagtggcGAGGAAGCTGCTTTGGTAGGGTGACTCGATGTATCCTCGTCGAGGGGTCAAGGCCGGAGAAAATTCATCAAATGGACGCATGCTGcggggagacgagagcgaagaagctaAGGGGCTTCTCGAACACTGTGGGGAAGCTGCTAGACTTGCGGGAGCGCAAGACaacagaggctgaggcgTCGAAGAGCCGCTGCGAGGCATCCTGAAGCAatgaaagaagacgaaagaaaagcggTGTCAGAGGAGATGCATTACTAAGCAAGAAAAGCAGGGGCTCAGCCTCTCGAGGAGTAATGCGTTTGCGTGGCGAACAATCGCGCAGCCTAAATTCATGTCCAGCGCCGAAAAAATGGAAGCTGTATCCGGAGAACAGCAAAACTGGAGATGTAGAACGGGGAGTAGATGCATGTATTCATCTacaaatgcatatacatgATAAAAATTAATGTTGAATTATGTCTTTTTATTACGCACATCCACATGTGTATCTACATGTACAGGCACTGACCGTGTGCCAATACAGCGCTGTAGAGATAGAGATACGCAGCTACATGTACATCTCTTTGCGTCGATATAGGCTACGGATGGATATGCGGCCATAGAGAGAGATGTATtcaagtatatatatacatatatatactctGTGTATTTTGGAAGGCGTTTCTGGTGCCAGTTGAGGAACGAGGTCGTGCGTCCTTTTCTGGTCTTTGTCGTCACAAGAAATagacaacggagacgaagagcgaggtgTGAAGTTAAAGATTGTACCTGCCTCCATCAGTTCTGCCTTGGCCTGGAATGTTTAGCGCGGGATTCCCCTCGCCTCTAGTTCCTCCTCCGTCGCTGTTTGCTTCTGGAAAAGAAGGCGCCATCGACCCCCGAGCATGCAGACCCTGCAGCGCGTTGGGGTGCAAGGTTGtcggaggacgaagaggacaaAGAATCAACTCTTGACCAGGTTTTCAGGCAAGAAAGACGGACCTGTGGAGCCGCTCTcagagggcagagagagaggccttCTCCAACATGCCTACAAAGTAGGAATATGTCTGTATCATTATTTACATGTGaaaatatacataaatatgtGGGCGCATGTGTCGAAGGATGCAAGAGAATGTATGCCGGGGGATGCCGGTTGCGTAAGACCGGAAAGAGGGAGTTTATCAGACAGCGtgagcagaggcagacgaagcaaaTGCAGGGGGCGAGGAGGGGAATGAGAAGAGACTGAAAATAAAGAGCAAAGTCGCGAACAAGAAAGCAGATCAGGTGTCGTACgagaagagatgcagaaaagaaaagatgAAAAACGAAAGGGACGGCGTCTCATGCCAGTGTGAGGAGTGTggagcagaggcgacgacTTCGAGTGAAAGTTCGTATTGAAACtcggaaagcagagaggcgggGACTCCAAGCGCGTAAAGAAAACGAATCAAGAGACGAAGTCTGGACGCAAAACTGGGTCGGTTTCCGCGAAGAGTCGCTCCACAGTGGGAGCTCGAACATCACAGAAAGggaagggaaggcgagagaaagactgAACTTGTGAGGGAAGCAAACGgacaaagagcgaagaggagagacgcgtgaaaagacagaaaaaagtctCTGCAAGCAGACATCCACACGTCCGAGGCGCGCGTCCATACCTCTTGTGCAAATTTGCTGGCAAAAATCCAAAGGCAAAAGTGGCGGCTGTGGCGATGAACGAGGAcgtgcagacacacagacagaccgGTTTTTCGATCGAGAAATTCCGGAAATTCATTCGTCGTTGTTTCCAGCGAGctgctgtgtgtgtgtggctgAGACGCGGTGAGTCTCCAGGCCGGCAAAAAGTCCGCGAAAAAGTGAAAGAGCGGGGAAAGATccgagcaggaagaaaggaaacgtcCTTTTTTGAGACATTTCAAACGAGGTGAAGGACGAGGATGCAAAGCAAACGTTGCTAGCTTGCATGCAAGCTTTCGGCCCCGAGAGTCACGAGCGCGATCGTATACTGCCTGTCGGTTACTCCCTCAAAACACTgtcagaaaaagaagatCGCCTTCATAACGCTTTAACGCGCTTTAGCGCGCTTTAGCACAGCTTCTATTATGAGCAACTTCACAAGCACTGCGCAGGTGGCGGACATCTACATTTACTTCCCTTCCTCAGTGGCACGATCTTGGCGGCTGGAGTGTTTCGCACTTAACACCACCACTGAGTTTGTTTTGCTATTGGCACTCCGATTTTCCTTCGAGAAATCAGTGAGCAGAACTGCGTAAAGTGTAGAGAGAGCATTCACGTGTTTgtcagaaaaagagacaggcaCAAATCTCCTCAAATGGTCGCCCCCCTCCAAGAAGACGTCGCTGGCTACTCCCCTTCTTTACACAACAGTTCCAGTTCGCCTGTCTGTActttcctcgtttcgccTGTCAGACGGCGCACCGCATAGCCATGAAAACTTAGGTCTCCACTGGTGAGAACATTCTGAACGGACGTGTTTACTGAGGTCGAAACGCACCGAACTTTGGTGTCTATTAAGctggaaaagcgaaaggTTGCGAAAATGCCTGTGCCGCGCAAGGTGCAAGTCACAACTGGGAAACAGAATCATCAGTAGACGTGGGCATCGAACACCTTCGTCTCGTGGTTTAAGTTCCCTCTGTTTTCAAATCGTGACATGTGCATGTTACTCCCATCAGTTCCAAGCACAAACGCGCCGAGATGCTGGCGGGTCATAAAGTGAGTCGGGTCATAAAGTGAGTCTGTCTGTTCGGACAGACTAGAAAATGGGCTGAGCTTTTCACAACCTAGTCAGTACCTGTGGCCCTCCGGTTCGCTGCTGCCGTTTTTTACGCGAAGCACCAAGAACTCACTCGAGTCTCTGCGGTTTAAAACTTTCAAGAAGTACATCTGCAACGGTGAACGACAAAGGGAACCTGCAAAACTGAGTGAGAAACTGTCGCTCCTGTCTCACGTGCAGATTGCACCTTCTAATAAAGTCTGCTTCCACGCGTGGGAAAAGGAGCGACGCAGTGCCACTGTTCGCGGCAACAGACAACACCACCGACTCGGAAACTTTTACGCTGGGCGCGACTGCAAACGCAGTTGCACCTACAAACAGTGACATCTGACTCGGTGacacgaaagagagagcaagaaacaCAGCGTTGAAATGTGCCCTTTCGCTACTCCACAGCAGTCAGGATATCGATGTCCTCAGGAAACATCACATCGAGCAACACCCATGCGCAGTGGCACTGCTGCTTCTTTCATAGCCACTGGATCAAGAAAAGGCAACTTGGAAGTTCTTGTCATCTGCTCTCGGACAGTTTGTGCCCCAAAGTAGGCAAGAAAAGCGGACAATCTGAAGCAGAAGTTTTCATTCTGAATAAGAGACTTACAATGGGCAATTGCGCAACCGTAGAAACAACCGCTGCTTGTTGTGTAACACTTGGGACGGTTCCTGACGGAAAACTACGCATAACTCTCTCTCCGCCCAGCAAGAATGGGCGATATGCAACTAACAAGCTGTATGGGGTGGTGTGAAACTACTGAGTGACAGTAGACAgttgagaagaagagcaaaggCAGTGATTCCAAGATTATTCCTGCCAACACGGCCGCCGTCGGCACCGGTGTGACAAGtgcaacagagaagacaccgAGCGAAAAGAATTTTCCGCTGACTGTCGCTTTGCTTGTTTCTCGAGTGTGTAAACGTCACTATTCCTGGCAATGGCGCGGGTCTGAGCACACACTGCGAAAGCTTCGTTATGTTTTCTCGTGTCTAGTCACTTGAGATGCACTTCGCATTCCGATCGGAGTTTGTCAGCGCCACAGCCAAATGGAACCTGGAAAAGTGAAGCAAGTGCGATAGATGAAATCTGCCAGGTAGAGAGCCGAACAAGAAAAGCGTCAAGAGCACCGGGGCCGCGCCACCGTCGAAATTCATTCGCAAAATGAAGGAAAGCCAACCGTATCCAGTAACCTAGCCAGGACGAGGTCCAGCAAACTgcaaaaaggaaagaaatgCTTCCAATAACGGCTGTTGAAAGAAAGCCGCTCTGAGATCGCGTTACTTAAAGGCTCTTCCTAAGCAGGAAATACTTCGCTTGTTTTTCAGGAGTAACTTTAAAATCTTAACGCCAGAGTGGTAATGCTTGCCACTACTTACACAGAGTGCAGAGGCCATGCAACTGAGAGGTCAAAGTCAAAAGATGAAGTGAGATTCAAAGCACACTGACAAAGTGTTTTGAGATATCACTGCTGACCCGTATTGCGAATGccattttcttctgcaggctGCATGCCCCGGACACGGCAGCCATTCGCTATTCTGACGCCGCAGATTTTTTTTCAGGCCCTGAATTTTAGCGCGTCGAATGACGTTGTTTTTCATGGCCTTTCCCCAAGCTTTCCGGCCACAGCAGAGTCTCCCTAGAGTACCGGGTGTGGAGAACGGTCAAAGCAGCAACGCGATTGCCGTTGAGCTCGCTGGCAAAAGCTCCtcaagaaggcagagagccGCGCTGGCATCCTGAAGACCGGGCGGTCACTTCGTAGTGTCTCTTGGACTATCGAGGGGACTGAAGAAGGTTGGGCGGCCCCCGAGAAAATTAGGTTTTGCTGAATTCATGTGCCCGTCGAGTTCTGGAGGGCCCGAAAAAACGCAGCGGCGATGTGGAGCAACTAAGCAGCTGCGCCGCGGTTCGTTGCATGCCCGGAGATCTAGTTTTCAAGACACGGTACTTTTGCGTCAGCGTGGTAAAGCTTGTAACTAGCACGGGACCGCGAGGTCGATGAGCGTGCAGTGGCAGGTCGATTCGAATTGAACGGAGTCCTTGCTGCGGTTTTGACATtggttttcctttctccgtgAAAAGGGCAGGTTCTCAAAAATTCCCTCCGCAACCGCGAAGAGGCTTTCCTGAACGCCCGTCCCTGCAGTGTCTGGGCGCAACAGCCATGAGACCGCTGGCGCCAGAAAACATCCGGCGGAACTCTTGTTGACTTTTGCTCGACGTGGAGAGTCGAGGACGATCTTTCTTTTTCGAAAATGCCCAGTGAGTTGTCATGTCCCCTCTCTTGCACGCACGAAAAATGGTAACCAGGCTGGGCCGGCCGCGGCTCTTGAGCCCTCCCGGTAGGGCCGCCTCGCGGCCGCACCCGCTTCGCTATATGGCCCCCGACTCGGTGATTTCGCGGCTTTCCCGCtcgtttcgtctttgtctgtccgctccagcttctctacagactgtttttcttttcactgTCGCTGCCCTAcccctgcttctctgcctgtGGTGTCTCACACCTGGTCTCGAGCCTTTGCTTGTACAAGCTGTTCCGCACCGGTCCCGCCTCCGGCACTCTGCCAGTGGAAAAAACTTAGAGTTGTTGGGTCCTCCTGCCGCCAGGATCTTTCTCGAAACTTCAGAGACCTTGGACTCTCCCGAAGACGACCTTCTCGACGACTCCGAGGAGTTCTCTGAATTCCCAGAAGATGTTCTTCCCCAGGCACAAATTGTCGGTGGCACCGCCACTGGCAGAGAACTGACAGACGTGGATGACGCCTCTTTTTCGACTCCGTTGTTTCCCGCGTCAGACTCAAACACAGATCCTACACCAACACACGGTAAATCGCCTTTCTAGTGAGGTCGAAATGCATCAAAGGAAAGGGCGAGCGGCAGTGACGATGCGTCATCGCTGCGCCCGCGCAACAGTCGTGGCTCTCACATGGGTCCGTTCTTCACAGAAATTTTACGCCACTTGTGTTTTCAAAGACCCTTGAAACGtcgcagaaaacagacatGGTTATGAAGCGCCTGTTTCCTTTCGACATCTTGGCGGGAAGGGGTGCACTGTTTACGCATATGTTCTACACTCGACACACCTAGCGCGCATCGCAGTCGTGAATGGCACCCACGTTAGCCGCACGGTTAAGGAAGAAAGCCCTGCCGTTTTCCAATGCGAAACCCAGCCGTTACATCATCACATGCGTTGGTGGGAATCTCGAATAATATTTGTCGATTCGTCTCGACCGCATGCAAATTGCTTTTCCAGTAGAAATGGTCTCGTGTCGCTCGTCTCTGCACGAAGCTTACGAGCTCTTGACATCGAAGTGCGGGTCGCGATTTAGAGGGCATTTCCTGTTCAGCCCGTTCGCTTTGTCAGCGCAGCGCTGTTGCCATTGTTCGAGTGAAGCGGATGGGCATCAGTGTTTCTATCTGCTGTGCCAAGTGTGACCATGCCATTCTCTTGCAAACAACAGTGGAAGAGTGTTTTCTGACAGCGAGGTGCTCTGGAAGGACGTGAGTCAGGATCACTCGGTTTCTGGCAAGCTCAGTCGCGTTCTTGGCCAGAGCGCAAGGAATTGTTTCTGAGACTACGGCTGCACAAATTTGACGTTTCCGTGGATGATTGTCGCTTCCTCGAATTGCGTTTTTGTCTGCGAGTAGATGCCCGCAAACGGGACGCCCAGGTGGGCTCGCTGGAAAGGGCTGGATCTGGAGACCAGCAAACCGATGCCGCCATCGGTCTTGACGCGGTGGCGTTCAACAAAATCAAGATGAGTCACGCACTCGCGCGCGGAGCAGCAGAAGGAATTCTCGGCCaaggcggagacacagaTGGCCCATTTGAGGGCCTCCTGTCTGCGGGTGTCGGCCAGACGAAACCAGATGCCAGCAGAAGtctcgcgaaaaaagaggcTCCTCTCCCTGAAGCAGCTGAAGGTTCACCGTGCACGAAAGCCTCTGTCGAGGCTCGTCTCAAGGCAATCGGGTGCCCTTTAGACCTCGCGAATAAACACTTTGCTCTGGACTACAAACAGTAAGTTGAATGCGTCTGTTAAAGGTGGAAATCTCTGGTTTCATGGGGTGCCGCGGTACTTTTGTAGCACTATTTGTTTCTGCGCCAGTGTGCATATGTCAGATATCACAGACATCGGGAAGGGGAGGCAGCAggtcgtttctctttcgctgccCCTTGCCTTTTTTAGCAATAAGCTGACTTCGGTACTTACTGTGCTGCATTCGAataaaaaagagaaaagacatgTTTACAGTCTTCGCTGGGGATGAACTCCGCGAATCGGCAAGGACACACGCCGCTATGTTGGGCTTTGTCGCTGAAGGACTTTCGGCAACAGTGCGGCGCCTATGTCGACACC contains the following coding sequences:
- a CDS encoding hypothetical protein (encoded by transcript TGME49_312140), yielding MAPSFPEANSDGGGTRGEGNPALNIPGQGRTDGGRMPRSGSSTPQPLLSCAPASLAASPQCSRSPLASSLSSPRSMRPFDEFSPALTPRRGYIESPYQSSFLATSSSSSSSSSSSSSSSSSSSSSSSSSSSSSSSSSSSSSSSSSSSSSSSSSSSSSSSSSSSSSSSSSLSSSASSASCSSVFARSPAVRGEVFEPQRARATETEAEAEKSCFDDATVHIVYPPDLFASGFLPRFWRGSQAAARRRSSSGDTGGGSVPLPGADARGQRLSWGRVSAEGLDCFDGDEDETLAVCKYLLATGQLADIPEWRPLQVLQGQLLQLAAVILPGDTVLEAGPVALEEWIRKFSTLSATVDLVAAEARGTNAKAGKTKSSALSCQFWEAQAFPIDAQESLSVEVTPYTYEVVQSTQGAPCADERRHVSPLLPTVSPPSFSEGVDTPQASLTGCGRREDRGEAKDRVQRAEEARREDGEEGAERGEEDRGEEGRVTRTDSSMLGKAGLPEDVLRQVSSERFCFIVDIRIPMTVNPQYLGKSLLLELTFSIVPGPLSSLSPVEAMRESIQIPFSAWAAARGLNAASAVSLQSDLAAPTLDLLNVPFSSSLTGARFGAFARRDLNDSGTSGWWAPPVGAGERLSQEDGLGDRVGRTTEILVQSIASLASGVSAAKNKMQSTTVEHRVLCPLSVRRPLQVTTALMDSFMYVQIENTTDDVPLTIENVILRSVNSHTQGELPVTLEAGEQYSVLLRLEESFLSHQAPRWNATRDISEARGPKSGGQLGRRDTRHTQSGKTVLPLCLKWSIEDSSGPAVWSQFGAECQLSTRTPLQVTLSCFSEPPGLQTLVTAVLSVVNGENFEVDLLALLPRDVLFEQTQSLYHTPGENREREENADEPPALIPLSSKKDLGRIAPGGSQSVYLQFLATRSGAHLLPPILLLDKRNNRKILARGGQVIVAQ
- a CDS encoding hypothetical protein (encoded by transcript TGME49_312150~Predicted trans-membrane domain (TMHMM2.0):534-557) — encoded protein: MSPLLHARKMVTRLGRPRLLSPPGRAASRPHPLRYMAPDSVISRLSRSFRLCLSAPASLQTVFLFTVAALPLLLCLWCLTPGLEPLLVQAVPHRSRLRHSASGKNLELLGPPAARIFLETSETLDSPEDDLLDDSEEFSEFPEDVLPQAQIVGGTATGRELTDVDDASFSTPLFPASDSNTDPTPTHDARKRDAQVGSLERAGSGDQQTDAAIGLDAVAFNKIKMSHALARGAAEGILGQGGDTDGPFEGLLSAGVGQTKPDASRSLAKKEAPLPEAAEGSPCTKASVEARLKAIGCPLDLANKHFALDYKQGVRIKGREFREERASKIAYVPQVVSDAPSYEPLAGVVLVADIDEPGIGSDVRLLHLVVRPSVCEEKGADRCTIPYLLPPVPVAEPAHRIVALGFDSPTGKRFKFTEVLKLIQQKPLDVDLRRVSLSRLIEENEEFFRVRPGTIASPSWNVFKVYNAGPALNLEDKTKPLPAAVPGKEVPKAADAPEKTKTARAAETHQARGATTKPEFGGYSPGSGGQLKPSTIFGYVLGSLLVIAVFVGIVVVTSDCVSGATKV